The genomic interval CTCGTCCGTCGCCACCTGTGGACCTCCGTGAAATTCGTGAACTCACCCGTGCAAACGCCATCTCTCGTAATTCCCAGCACCCTCTTCAATGGGCTACTCGATACTGTCTGCTATGCACGTTGAAATGGATAAAGTCCAGTTAGAGAGAGGTAATTACGGCGCACCTTCTTCGACGATCATCGAAATTTGATGCAGGCCTCTCATCATTTGATCCCAGTTGGCTTCACCCAGCGTTTCTACAATATGGGCTTGCGCCTTTTGCCAGTAGGGAAAGGCATTTTCAAGGACCGTTTTTCCCTTGGGCGTGACCGTAATCGGGCGCGCGCGGCGGTCACTGCCCACCGAAACCTTGACCAGGCCCTTTTTTAACAGCGGACTCAGGTTTCGGGTGAGGGTGGTGCGGTCCATGGCCAGCACAAAAGCCAAATCCTGCATGGAGGCTTCCCCCAACATAGATAACCCACTGAGTAAAGAATATTGCGTAGACCGCAGCCCCGTGGGGGCCAGCGCCTTGTCATAGTATTGAGT from Chloroflexota bacterium carries:
- a CDS encoding winged helix-turn-helix transcriptional regulator, with translation MFKDMPKENLYEFARQAIPCVGFNTRRATRLVTQYYDKALAPTGLRSTQYSLLSGLSMLGEASMQDLAFVLAMDRTTLTRNLSPLLKKGLVKVSVGSDRRARPITVTPKGKTVLENAFPYWQKAQAHIVETLGEANWDQMMRGLHQISMIVEEGAP